One segment of Burkholderia multivorans ATCC BAA-247 DNA contains the following:
- a CDS encoding YeaH/YhbH family protein yields the protein MLHQIIDRRLAGKNKSIANRERFLRRVKNYIRRAVSDAVRDRSIKDIQSTQSITIPRKDIAEPTFRHGPGGRREYVHPGNEDYVRGDKIPRPQGGAGGGGSQASNEGEGQDDFVFELSRDEFMQYFFDDLELPRLVKTHLLTVPSWKNVRAGWSAEGTPNNIDVVRSLRSALGRRIALGSPLVNELRELEAQLEALKSDPEDRRAEIATLEAEIHHLKGRIWRIPFIDPFDLRYINRVKQPQPSSQAVMFCLMDVSGSMDEQRKDLAKRFFILLYLFLKRNYERIEVVFIRHHTRAEEVDEDTFFHSTESGGTVVSSALELMRKVMNERYSPTEWNIYGAQASDGDNWTDDSPKCRKILEEDILTKTRYFAYIQVAPEEQNLWLEYAQLALSQPHLAMKKVESAADIYPVFRELFEKQVEMS from the coding sequence GTGCTTCATCAAATCATCGACCGCAGGCTGGCCGGCAAGAACAAGAGCATTGCCAATCGCGAACGCTTTCTGCGTCGCGTCAAGAACTACATTCGTCGCGCCGTTTCCGACGCGGTGCGCGATCGTAGCATCAAGGACATCCAGAGCACGCAAAGCATCACGATTCCGCGCAAGGACATCGCGGAACCGACGTTTCGCCACGGGCCGGGCGGGCGTCGCGAGTACGTGCATCCCGGCAACGAAGACTACGTACGCGGCGACAAGATCCCGCGTCCGCAGGGCGGCGCGGGCGGCGGCGGCAGCCAGGCGAGCAACGAGGGCGAAGGGCAGGACGACTTCGTGTTCGAGCTGTCGCGCGACGAATTCATGCAGTATTTCTTCGACGATCTCGAACTGCCGCGGCTCGTGAAGACGCATCTGCTGACGGTGCCGAGCTGGAAGAACGTGCGCGCGGGCTGGTCGGCGGAAGGCACGCCGAACAACATCGACGTCGTGCGCTCGCTGCGCAGCGCGCTCGGCCGGCGCATCGCGCTCGGCTCGCCGCTCGTCAACGAGCTGCGCGAACTCGAAGCGCAGCTCGAAGCGCTGAAGAGCGACCCCGAGGATCGCCGCGCGGAAATCGCGACGCTCGAAGCAGAGATTCATCATCTGAAAGGGCGCATCTGGCGGATTCCGTTCATCGATCCGTTCGACCTGCGCTACATCAATCGCGTGAAGCAGCCGCAGCCGTCGAGCCAGGCCGTGATGTTCTGCCTGATGGACGTGTCGGGTTCGATGGACGAGCAGCGCAAGGATCTCGCGAAGCGCTTCTTCATCCTGTTGTACCTGTTCCTGAAGCGCAATTACGAGCGCATCGAAGTCGTCTTCATCCGTCACCATACGCGCGCGGAGGAAGTCGACGAGGATACGTTCTTCCATTCGACCGAAAGCGGCGGCACGGTCGTGTCGAGCGCGCTCGAGCTGATGCGCAAGGTGATGAACGAGCGCTACTCGCCCACGGAGTGGAACATCTACGGCGCGCAGGCGTCCGACGGCGACAACTGGACTGACGATTCGCCGAAGTGTCGCAAAATCCTGGAAGAGGATATTCTCACGAAGACGCGTTACTTCGCGTACATCCAGGTCGCGCCGGAGGAGCAGAATCTGTGGCTCGAGTACGCGCAGCTGGCGCTGTCGCAGCCGCATCTGGCGATGAAGAAAGTCGAATCGGCTGCCGACATCTACCCGGTCTTTCGCGAATTGTTCGAAAAGCAGGTGGAAATGTCATGA
- a CDS encoding SpoVR family protein, which produces MTTRHLHNESRGYEPRPAGDDTGRAASQQRGAAGATPAADLPGAGQKEARMNVAERKPLPCPSDWTFELLEEYDTHIAQVAEQYELDIYPIQLELISAEQMMDAYASVGMPVNYRHWSFGKHFLATEKSYRRGQMGLAYEIVINSNPCIAYLMEENTMTMQALVIAHAAYGHNSFFKGNYLFRLWTDAHAIIDYLVYAKNYVAECEERYGLDRVEELLDSCHALMNYGVDRYKRPQKPSLAKEAALRREREAYLQSQVNELWRTLPGKKPELAEEQEERYPPEPQENLLYFAEKNAPLLEPWEREVIRIVRKIGQYFYPQRQTQVMNEGWATFWHYTLLNTLYNQGKLEDGFMMEFLHSHSNVVYQPPVTKPYYSGINPYALGFSMMSDIRRICESPTEEDYKWFPEIAGTPWLPAMHYAMRNFKDESFIAQYLSPHLIREMRLFSVLDDDMRDALEVSAIHDDSGYQYVRQALSRQYDIHHREPNIQVWAVNTRGDRSLTLRHFMTDNRHLSNDSDEVLKHMARLWQFDVYLESVDEAGTVRKRYECRYTPPEVRL; this is translated from the coding sequence ATGACGACCCGCCACCTGCACAACGAGTCGCGCGGCTACGAGCCGCGTCCTGCCGGCGACGACACCGGCCGTGCCGCATCGCAGCAACGCGGCGCTGCCGGCGCCACGCCGGCCGCCGACTTGCCCGGTGCCGGGCAAAAGGAAGCGCGTATGAACGTGGCCGAACGCAAGCCGCTGCCGTGCCCGTCCGACTGGACGTTCGAACTGCTCGAGGAATATGACACGCACATCGCGCAAGTCGCCGAGCAGTACGAACTCGATATCTACCCGATCCAGCTCGAGCTGATCAGCGCCGAGCAGATGATGGACGCGTACGCGTCGGTCGGGATGCCCGTCAACTATCGCCACTGGTCGTTCGGCAAGCACTTCCTCGCGACCGAGAAGAGCTACCGTCGCGGCCAGATGGGGCTCGCGTACGAAATCGTCATCAATTCGAATCCGTGCATCGCGTATCTGATGGAAGAGAACACGATGACGATGCAGGCGCTCGTGATCGCGCACGCGGCGTACGGCCACAACTCGTTCTTCAAGGGCAATTACCTGTTCCGGCTGTGGACCGACGCGCACGCGATCATCGACTATCTCGTCTATGCGAAGAACTACGTCGCCGAATGCGAGGAGCGCTACGGGCTCGATCGCGTCGAGGAACTGCTCGACTCGTGCCATGCGCTGATGAATTACGGCGTCGATCGCTACAAGCGTCCGCAGAAACCGTCGCTCGCGAAGGAAGCCGCGCTGCGGCGCGAACGCGAGGCGTATCTGCAGTCGCAGGTCAACGAGCTCTGGCGCACACTGCCGGGCAAGAAGCCCGAGCTGGCCGAAGAGCAGGAGGAGCGCTATCCGCCCGAGCCGCAGGAAAACCTGCTGTACTTCGCGGAAAAGAACGCGCCGCTGCTCGAGCCGTGGGAGCGCGAGGTGATCCGCATCGTGCGCAAGATCGGCCAGTATTTCTATCCGCAGCGGCAGACGCAGGTCATGAACGAAGGCTGGGCGACGTTCTGGCATTACACGCTGCTCAATACGCTCTACAACCAGGGCAAGCTCGAAGACGGCTTCATGATGGAGTTCCTGCATTCGCATAGCAACGTCGTCTATCAGCCGCCCGTCACGAAGCCTTACTACAGCGGGATCAACCCGTACGCGCTCGGCTTCTCGATGATGAGCGACATCCGGCGCATCTGCGAATCGCCGACGGAAGAGGACTACAAGTGGTTCCCGGAAATCGCCGGCACGCCGTGGCTGCCCGCGATGCACTACGCGATGCGCAACTTCAAGGACGAGAGCTTCATCGCGCAGTACCTGTCGCCGCATCTGATCCGCGAGATGCGGCTGTTCTCGGTGCTCGACGACGACATGCGCGACGCGCTCGAGGTGTCCGCGATCCACGACGATTCCGGCTACCAGTACGTGCGGCAGGCGCTGTCGCGCCAGTACGACATTCACCATCGCGAGCCGAACATCCAGGTCTGGGCCGTGAACACGCGCGGCGACCGCAGCCTGACGCTGCGCCACTTCATGACCGACAACCGCCACCTGTCGAACGACAGCGACGAGGTGCTCAAGCACATGGCGCGGCTGTGGCAGTTCGACGTGTACCTGGAGAGCGTCGACGAGGCCGGCACCGTGCGCAAGCGCTACGAGTGCCGCTATACGCCGCCGGAGGTGCGGCTCTGA
- a CDS encoding MFS family transporter has protein sequence MDVQTDQAALSAHDTRRRVFAIVGASSGNLVEWFDFYIYSFCALYFAPAFFPSGNTTTQLLNTAGVFAAGFLMRPIGGWLFGRIADRHGRRTAMMISVLMMCGGSLVIAVLPTYAQIGALAPALLLVARLFQGLSVGGEYGTSATYMSEVALKGRRGFFASFQYVTLIGGQLCALLVLVILQQTLSHDELKAWGWRIPFVVGAAAALISLYLRKSLDETSTSESRDKKDAGTIRGVWEHKGAFFTVVGFTAGGSLIFYTFTTYMQKYLVNTAGMHAKTASNVMTVALLVYMLMQPLFGALSDKIGRRMSMILFGSLAVIGTVPLMHALKGVTSPVAAFVLITVALAIVSFYTSISGLIKAEMFPPEVRAMGVGLSYAVANAIFGGSAEYVALWFKSIGSEETFYWYVTALCAISLIVSWRMRDPSKEGYLRHEP, from the coding sequence ATGGACGTCCAGACCGACCAAGCCGCGCTGTCCGCGCACGATACCCGGCGGCGCGTGTTCGCGATCGTCGGCGCCTCGTCGGGCAACCTCGTCGAGTGGTTCGACTTCTACATCTATTCGTTCTGCGCGCTGTACTTTGCGCCCGCGTTCTTCCCGAGCGGCAACACGACGACGCAGCTGCTCAACACGGCCGGCGTGTTCGCGGCCGGCTTCCTGATGCGTCCGATCGGCGGCTGGCTGTTCGGCCGCATCGCCGACCGCCACGGCCGCCGCACCGCGATGATGATCTCCGTGCTGATGATGTGCGGCGGCTCGCTTGTGATCGCCGTGCTGCCGACCTACGCGCAGATCGGCGCGCTCGCGCCGGCGCTGCTGCTCGTCGCGCGCCTGTTCCAGGGGCTGTCGGTCGGCGGCGAATACGGGACGAGCGCGACGTACATGAGCGAGGTCGCGCTGAAGGGGCGGCGCGGTTTCTTCGCGTCGTTCCAGTACGTGACGCTGATCGGCGGCCAGCTGTGCGCGCTGCTCGTGCTCGTGATCCTGCAGCAGACGCTGTCGCACGACGAACTGAAGGCCTGGGGCTGGCGCATTCCGTTCGTCGTCGGTGCGGCGGCCGCGCTGATCTCGCTCTATCTGCGCAAGTCGCTCGACGAAACGTCGACGAGCGAGTCGCGCGACAAGAAGGACGCGGGCACGATCCGCGGCGTCTGGGAGCACAAGGGCGCGTTCTTCACGGTGGTCGGCTTCACGGCCGGCGGCTCGCTGATCTTCTACACGTTCACGACCTACATGCAGAAGTACCTCGTGAACACGGCCGGCATGCATGCGAAGACGGCCAGCAACGTGATGACCGTCGCGCTGCTCGTCTACATGCTGATGCAGCCGCTGTTCGGCGCCCTGTCGGACAAGATCGGCCGACGCATGTCGATGATCCTGTTCGGCTCGCTCGCCGTGATCGGTACCGTGCCGTTGATGCATGCGCTCAAGGGCGTGACGAGCCCGGTCGCCGCGTTCGTGCTGATCACGGTCGCGCTCGCGATCGTCAGCTTCTACACGTCGATCAGCGGCCTGATCAAGGCCGAGATGTTTCCGCCCGAAGTGCGCGCGATGGGCGTCGGCCTGTCGTATGCGGTCGCGAACGCGATCTTCGGCGGCTCGGCGGAATACGTCGCGCTGTGGTTCAAGTCGATCGGCAGCGAGGAGACGTTCTACTGGTACGTGACCGCGCTGTGCGCGATCTCGCTGATCGTGTCGTGGCGGATGCGCGATCCGAGCAAGGAAGGGTATCTGCGTCACGAGCCGTGA
- a CDS encoding ABC transporter substrate-binding protein, protein MKIHTLAKALVAVALIAAGTAAQADRLDDIKKAGVLRVATFDSNPPFGYVDAKTNRIVGLDVDYAKALADKLGVKLQLQPTNPANRIPFLTSGKVDLVLANFTITEERAKQVDFSIPYFSSGQQFLAKKGVLKSADQLNGLRIGADKGTTNEITLREKFPKATIVAYDDTPFAFAALRAGNVQAITQDGPKLIGLLANVPDKQNYEIPPFTISNDYMGVGVPKGETRLLGFVNDTLKGLEANGRAAQIYDAWFGPTTKTPLARIFRIGDKT, encoded by the coding sequence ATGAAAATCCACACGCTCGCCAAGGCGCTCGTCGCGGTCGCACTCATCGCCGCAGGAACCGCCGCGCAGGCCGATCGCCTCGACGACATCAAAAAGGCCGGTGTGCTGCGCGTCGCGACGTTCGACAGCAACCCGCCGTTCGGCTATGTCGACGCGAAGACGAACCGCATCGTCGGCCTCGACGTCGACTACGCGAAGGCGCTCGCCGACAAGCTCGGCGTCAAGCTGCAGCTTCAGCCGACGAACCCCGCGAACCGCATTCCGTTCCTGACCTCCGGCAAGGTCGACCTCGTGCTGGCGAACTTCACGATCACCGAAGAGCGCGCGAAGCAGGTCGATTTCAGCATCCCGTACTTCTCGTCGGGACAGCAGTTTCTCGCGAAGAAGGGCGTGCTGAAGTCGGCGGACCAGCTGAACGGACTGCGCATCGGCGCCGACAAGGGCACGACGAACGAAATCACGCTGCGCGAGAAATTCCCGAAGGCGACGATCGTCGCGTACGACGACACGCCGTTCGCGTTCGCCGCGCTGCGCGCCGGCAACGTGCAGGCGATCACGCAGGACGGCCCGAAGCTGATCGGGCTGCTCGCGAACGTGCCGGACAAGCAGAACTACGAGATCCCGCCGTTTACGATCTCGAACGACTACATGGGCGTTGGCGTGCCGAAGGGCGAAACGCGGCTGCTCGGCTTCGTAAACGACACGCTGAAGGGGCTCGAGGCGAACGGCCGCGCGGCGCAGATTTACGACGCGTGGTTCGGGCCGACGACGAAAACGCCGCTCGCGCGCATCTTCCGCATCGGCGACAAGACCTGA
- a CDS encoding amino acid ABC transporter permease, producing the protein MLGLAPKYLFWLWHGFLLTLGLAAASALAATVGGLLLAVARHARASGLRALAAGYVVAFRNTPLLVQLLFWYFGVASLLPDTWTAWLNARHELGMGPLTLAWPSFEFVAGWVGLSAYTAAFVAEECEAGLRGVRRAQHDAAAALGLTPLQSLRYVVLPQAVRIALPPLFGQYMNLVKNSSLAMAIGVAELSYASRQVETETFKTFAAFGVATVLYVAAVAAIEAGAYAATQWRDRLGAGR; encoded by the coding sequence ATGCTCGGCTTGGCGCCCAAATATCTGTTCTGGCTCTGGCACGGCTTCCTGCTGACGCTCGGTCTCGCGGCCGCGTCGGCGCTCGCTGCAACCGTCGGCGGGCTGCTGCTCGCCGTCGCGCGGCATGCTCGCGCGAGCGGGCTCCGCGCGCTGGCCGCCGGTTATGTCGTCGCGTTTCGCAACACGCCGCTGCTCGTGCAGTTGCTGTTCTGGTATTTCGGCGTCGCGTCGCTGCTGCCCGACACCTGGACGGCGTGGCTGAACGCACGCCACGAACTCGGCATGGGGCCGCTCACGCTCGCATGGCCGTCATTCGAATTCGTCGCGGGCTGGGTCGGGCTGAGCGCCTATACGGCCGCGTTCGTCGCCGAGGAATGCGAAGCCGGGCTGCGCGGCGTGCGCCGCGCACAGCACGACGCGGCCGCGGCGCTCGGGCTTACGCCGCTGCAGTCGCTGCGCTACGTGGTGCTGCCGCAGGCCGTGCGTATCGCGCTGCCGCCGCTGTTCGGCCAATACATGAATCTCGTGAAGAACTCGTCGCTCGCGATGGCGATCGGCGTCGCCGAGCTGTCGTATGCGTCGCGGCAGGTCGAGACGGAGACGTTCAAGACCTTCGCCGCGTTCGGCGTGGCGACCGTGCTGTATGTCGCGGCGGTGGCCGCGATCGAGGCCGGCGCGTACGCGGCTACGCAATGGCGCGACCGGCTCGGGGCAGGGCGTTGA
- a CDS encoding amino acid ABC transporter permease codes for MDFSLLFSNLPYLLVGAFPDGPLGGAALSLVLAIASAVASAALGVGLGVAMALARGPARALLLAFIGFFRAIPVLMLIFWTYFLMPILLHTDVPGLASVVCALALVGGAYLAHAVHAGIVAAGAGQWQAGLSLGLTRWQTVRHVLLPQAVRIMTPSFVNQWVALVKDTSLAYIVGVPELSFVATQVNNRLMVYPAPIFLFVAAIYLIICTSLDGAARWLLSRGPRERGRACDAAACTPRAPRIAADQDAA; via the coding sequence ATGGATTTCTCGCTGCTGTTCTCCAATCTCCCGTACCTGCTGGTCGGCGCGTTCCCGGACGGCCCGCTCGGCGGGGCCGCGTTGTCGCTGGTGCTCGCGATCGCGTCGGCCGTCGCGTCGGCGGCGCTAGGCGTGGGGCTCGGCGTCGCGATGGCGCTCGCGCGCGGGCCGGCACGCGCACTACTGCTCGCGTTCATCGGCTTCTTCCGCGCGATTCCCGTGCTGATGCTGATCTTCTGGACGTATTTCCTGATGCCGATCCTGCTGCATACCGACGTGCCGGGGCTCGCGAGCGTCGTGTGTGCACTCGCGCTCGTCGGCGGCGCGTATCTCGCGCACGCCGTGCATGCGGGGATCGTCGCGGCGGGCGCCGGCCAGTGGCAAGCGGGGCTGTCGCTCGGGCTCACGCGCTGGCAGACCGTGCGCCACGTGCTGTTGCCGCAGGCCGTGCGCATCATGACGCCGTCGTTCGTGAACCAGTGGGTCGCGCTCGTGAAGGACACGTCGCTCGCGTATATCGTCGGCGTGCCGGAGCTGTCGTTCGTCGCGACGCAGGTGAACAACCGGCTGATGGTGTATCCGGCGCCGATCTTCCTGTTCGTCGCCGCGATCTACCTCATCATCTGCACGTCGCTCGACGGCGCCGCGCGCTGGTTGCTGTCGCGCGGCCCGCGCGAACGGGGCCGCGCATGCGACGCCGCGGCGTGCACGCCGCGCGCGCCGCGTATCGCCGCCGATCAGGACGCCGCGTAG